A stretch of DNA from Arctopsyche grandis isolate Sample6627 chromosome 6, ASM5162203v2, whole genome shotgun sequence:
taaattaacgtCTAATCAGACtttaaaaatgttacatttatcaaattgtacaatgtttggtttggtttgttttgttttagacACGTGGAGGAAAAATTACTTCGGACAATAACATGTCAAAAATAATAGACATCACTGACTTTCCAGCCGAAGAATTACCATCACGAAAAGCTTTAGATAAGTCGTGCTATACACGTTCTGAATTGGGCCATGAAATTAATTACCAAGACAAATCACATGCTCGTAAACCCACTCTTGTGATACAGAAATCATCCCGTACTCAAAGAAAGACGCATAACTGTGAAATTTGTCCAAAggcatataataagaaaaaataccTCAGAGCACACATGCGTagtcatactggggaaaagccatacaaatgtgatatttgttcaaaatcattggTATACAAATCGAGCCTCGTTTCACACATGAAATATCATAGCGGGCTAAAGCCGCACAAGTGTgagatttgtttgaaatcatttgctGTAAAATGTAACCTAATGCAACATATGATACACCACTCTGgagaaaaaccgttcaaatgcGATACTTGCTCAAAATCATTCAAGACGAAATCTTACCTCGATAAACATAAGATGATTCATagtgggataaaaccacatcaatgtgatatttgtttaagatCATTCACGTTCAAATTCGCCCTTAGGAATCACATGCAAATCCACCCTGGGGAAAAACTGTTCGTGTGTGATATTTGTACAAAATCATTCCTGACAAAATCCATCCTTGTTAAACATATGACGATTCATAGCGGGGTGaagccacataaatgtgacatttgttcaaaatcgtttatTTGGAAACGACATCTGAAAGCACACATGAACATTCATACTGGGGCGAatccacacaaatgtgacgtttgttcaaaatcattcagtACAAAATCTTACCTCACAGTCCATATGAGACAACACTCCGGAAACAAACCGTTCCAATGTAACATTTGCTCAAAATCATTTGCTTGCAATTCTTACCTGGTCACGCACAGGAGTATTCATAGTGGGATGAAGCCGCATAAGTGTGACGattgttcaaaatcgtttacTCGAAAATCTACACTCAGGAGACATGTG
This window harbors:
- the LOC143913495 gene encoding uncharacterized protein LOC143913495 — translated: MECRLCLISAPAEALVSIYGDPHPSYLVQRIWACCRLRVIKGDELPDVICRSCVNNLELLDSFRNACLRNDERSRVRSDESLNVKPEEVLLDDLSWEDEATTNSSPNTSSRPDDGETRGGKITSDNNMSKIIDITDFPAEELPSRKALDKSCYTRSELGHEINYQDKSHARKPTLVIQKSSRTQRKTHNCEICPKAYNKKKYLRAHMRSHTGEKPYKCDICSKSLVYKSSLVSHMKYHSGLKPHKCEICLKSFAVKCNLMQHMIHHSGEKPFKCDTCSKSFKTKSYLDKHKMIHSGIKPHQCDICLRSFTFKFALRNHMQIHPGEKLFVCDICTKSFLTKSILVKHMTIHSGVKPHKCDICSKSFIWKRHLKAHMNIHTGANPHKCDVCSKSFSTKSYLTVHMRQHSGNKPFQCNICSKSFACNSYLVTHRSIHSGMKPHKCDDCSKSFTRKSTLRRHVRYHSGEKPFECDVCSKLFTYKSDLGQHMIMHCEVNPFKCEICSKTFSRRSNFVSHMKHHTGIKPHECDVCSKSFLRKYELSAHMSIHTGVKLHKCHICPKSFVTKSHLVVHTVSHSGVKPHKCDICLKSFTQRSSLTRHVRRHSEKKP